Proteins from a single region of Amycolatopsis sp. CA-230715:
- a CDS encoding cupin domain-containing protein, translating to MTEPIDLTAALSTFDELWSPRIAARVNDYDVRLAKVKGVHVWHVHDDTDEFFLVLDGVLDIALREQGTERVVTLNRGEVFVVPKGTEHCPSSVDGASILLFEPTGTLTVGDRHEQVPDHVDVTVGHRL from the coding sequence ATGACCGAACCGATCGACCTCACCGCGGCACTGTCCACATTCGACGAACTGTGGAGCCCGCGCATCGCGGCACGCGTCAACGACTACGACGTGCGCCTCGCCAAGGTCAAGGGCGTGCACGTGTGGCACGTCCACGACGACACCGACGAGTTCTTCCTCGTCCTCGACGGCGTACTGGACATCGCGTTGCGAGAACAAGGAACCGAACGCGTGGTCACCTTGAACCGAGGTGAAGTGTTCGTGGTGCCAAAAGGTACCGAACATTGTCCGTCCTCAGTGGACGGTGCGTCGATCCTGCTGTTCGAGCCGACTGGCACGCTGACGGTCGGGGACCGGCACGAGCAGGTCCCCGACCACGTCGACGTCACCGTCGGCCACCGGCTCTAG
- a CDS encoding helix-turn-helix domain-containing protein, whose product MSPGFSHRIVMIVDEGSNPFELGVATELFGLRRPELDRPWYDFAICSATPSAQLHLGMFTVSGVGGLDLIRTADTVIAPNRPDPEVPPSPAVVAAIRDAARRGARLMSFCTGAFSLAAAGVLDGRRATTHWQWADRFARLYPEVRLAPDVLFVEDGPVFTSAGSAAALDLGLRVISMDHGAEVAAAVSRRLVFAVHRDGGQRQFVERPLPSVPDTSLAPLLAWALERLDQPLGVSDLAARASVSVATLHRRFRSELGITPLEWLTGERVSLACRLIERGESRFDVVARLSGLGGVSNLRAQMRRRVGVGPRDYRARFSGAR is encoded by the coding sequence ATGTCGCCTGGATTCTCGCACCGGATCGTCATGATCGTCGACGAAGGGTCGAACCCGTTCGAACTCGGCGTGGCGACCGAGCTGTTCGGGTTGCGCAGGCCCGAACTCGACCGGCCGTGGTACGACTTCGCGATCTGCTCCGCAACCCCATCCGCCCAGCTCCACCTCGGCATGTTCACGGTGTCCGGCGTCGGCGGGCTGGACCTGATCCGCACCGCGGACACCGTGATCGCGCCCAACCGGCCGGATCCCGAGGTGCCGCCTTCACCTGCTGTCGTGGCCGCGATCCGGGACGCGGCCAGGCGGGGCGCGCGGCTGATGAGCTTTTGCACCGGTGCGTTCAGCCTCGCCGCGGCGGGAGTGCTCGACGGACGGCGGGCCACCACGCATTGGCAGTGGGCGGATCGGTTCGCCCGGCTGTATCCGGAGGTGCGGCTCGCGCCGGATGTTCTGTTCGTCGAGGACGGCCCCGTGTTCACTTCGGCCGGTAGTGCCGCTGCGTTGGATTTGGGGCTTCGTGTGATTTCGATGGACCATGGCGCCGAGGTCGCGGCGGCCGTGAGTCGCAGGCTGGTGTTCGCGGTGCATCGGGATGGCGGGCAGCGGCAGTTCGTGGAACGGCCTCTCCCGTCAGTGCCGGATACTTCGCTCGCTCCGTTGCTGGCGTGGGCGCTTGAGCGGTTGGATCAGCCGTTGGGGGTTTCAGATCTTGCCGCTCGTGCTTCGGTGAGCGTGGCTACGTTGCATCGGCGGTTTCGGTCCGAATTGGGGATTACGCCGTTGGAGTGGCTGACTGGGGAGCGGGTTTCGTTGGCTTGCCGGTTGATCGAGCGTGGGGAGTCTCGGTTCGATGTGGTTGCCCGGTTGAGCGGGTTGGGCGGGGTTTCCAATTTGCGGGCTCAGATGAGGCGGCGGGTGGGGGTTGGGCCTCGGGATTATCGGGCCCGATTTTCGGGGGCACGGTGA
- a CDS encoding HNH endonuclease signature motif containing protein, which yields MTTKLISKSDSARRRVAIIRYQQAMLLRDIADIEQESSRRSTVGQVALLCSLSQPAAERKTALADALTSYLPETLAAMENGLIDEYAASRVFEATACTSQEVASEVDARLVGKFENRNAPALRRMVNSLLMRIDPEGYEQRRKAKAAARRIEIRHGDHGSSSLFAELPSDRAQALYAACDQDALAKKRQGAPETVDQLRADALVERCLGGACGGKPKAQIFLHIDMPTLMGLRNNPAELVGCGEISPELAREIAFDANSVWNRIIDEPMSKLPLDLGRKNYRPSKRMRKYLQVAHRTCCMPGRTRPAQYTDLDHAQTWKDGGGTDKVNLRPLCRVHHKLRDEPGWTFTTNPSTGALTVTTPDGHTYTEDPHRIRLVGNPGHHLDRLLARELHVGDEVVQPALTQPPSRFVANLPVRMRIQPFEPELYALLELFRRRFNHRH from the coding sequence ATGACCACCAAACTGATTTCCAAGTCTGATTCTGCCCGGCGGCGCGTGGCGATTATTCGATATCAGCAGGCGATGTTACTGCGGGATATCGCCGATATAGAACAGGAGTCGTCGCGAAGATCGACGGTGGGTCAAGTAGCACTGTTGTGCTCCTTGAGCCAACCCGCGGCGGAACGGAAGACGGCGCTCGCTGACGCGTTGACCTCATACCTGCCCGAGACACTGGCCGCGATGGAGAACGGGCTCATTGACGAGTATGCGGCGTCGCGGGTGTTCGAGGCTACCGCGTGTACCTCCCAGGAGGTGGCGTCCGAAGTGGACGCTCGACTAGTCGGGAAGTTCGAGAACCGCAACGCACCTGCGCTGCGCAGGATGGTCAACTCCTTGCTGATGCGCATCGATCCCGAAGGCTACGAACAGCGACGCAAGGCCAAGGCGGCGGCGCGCAGGATCGAAATCCGGCACGGGGATCACGGGTCGTCGTCCCTGTTCGCCGAGCTGCCTTCAGATCGCGCGCAGGCCCTTTACGCGGCCTGTGACCAAGACGCGCTCGCGAAAAAGCGCCAAGGTGCTCCGGAAACCGTGGACCAGCTCAGGGCCGATGCCTTGGTCGAGCGATGCCTGGGTGGCGCTTGTGGGGGCAAGCCGAAAGCGCAGATCTTCCTGCACATCGACATGCCCACGCTCATGGGACTGCGCAACAACCCCGCCGAACTGGTCGGGTGTGGCGAGATTTCACCGGAGTTGGCCCGCGAAATCGCCTTCGACGCCAACTCCGTCTGGAACCGCATCATCGACGAACCCATGTCTAAACTTCCCCTCGATCTCGGCCGGAAAAACTACCGACCCTCCAAACGCATGCGGAAATACCTCCAAGTCGCCCACCGGACCTGCTGCATGCCCGGCCGCACCCGGCCCGCGCAGTACACCGACCTCGACCACGCGCAGACGTGGAAAGACGGCGGCGGCACCGACAAAGTGAACCTCCGGCCGCTGTGCCGGGTGCACCACAAGTTGCGCGATGAACCCGGCTGGACCTTCACCACCAACCCGTCAACCGGCGCACTCACCGTCACCACACCCGACGGCCACACCTACACCGAAGACCCCCACCGGATTCGCCTAGTCGGAAATCCCGGCCACCACCTCGACAGGCTGCTCGCGAGGGAACTTCACGTCGGGGATGAGGTGGTCCAGCCCGCGCTCACGCAGCCACCTTCGCGCTTCGTCGCGAACCTTCCTGTTCGGATGCGAATTCAGCCGTTCGAGCCTGAGCTGTATGCGCTCCTCGAACTCTTCAGGCGGCGATTTAACCATCGTCACTGA
- a CDS encoding XRE family transcriptional regulator has translation MSRDELASLVAQWITEHDPRHRFSAFDGNALGKLERGVVKRPREDVRMALCELLNATETELGFSPDEEDERVSAAASGRLHTDARALAAIADALAHLRQLEDFTSAATVLPNVLTQRATVRELARNAKGNVRKTAIGLLSELEQYLGWLSIPMGRWNASLAHLDRASVLAVEADDAFRLSTALSFSAYRHLRRADLSSAEALNAAAARDERVHLGLRTYVTFQRAEVLARAGSKNEALKTLNKAENMVGRLANDDEPLPPSGYWYVPSFFRGQRAFVLRALGDAKEARRVAQEALDAMPPGWKTSEWAVRRRKLAS, from the coding sequence ATGAGCAGGGACGAACTCGCCTCGCTCGTGGCGCAGTGGATCACCGAGCACGACCCGAGGCACCGATTCTCGGCCTTCGACGGCAACGCGCTGGGGAAGCTCGAACGCGGCGTCGTGAAGCGGCCGCGCGAAGACGTCCGCATGGCGCTGTGCGAACTGTTGAACGCCACCGAGACCGAACTCGGGTTCTCACCCGACGAAGAAGACGAGCGCGTCTCCGCCGCTGCCTCGGGACGCCTGCACACAGACGCCAGAGCACTGGCCGCGATCGCCGACGCACTGGCGCACCTGCGGCAACTCGAAGACTTCACCAGCGCGGCGACCGTCCTGCCCAACGTTCTCACCCAACGCGCCACGGTCAGAGAACTAGCGCGAAACGCCAAAGGAAACGTACGAAAGACCGCCATTGGTTTACTCAGCGAACTTGAGCAATACCTTGGCTGGCTGAGCATCCCGATGGGCCGGTGGAACGCCTCACTCGCGCATTTGGACCGTGCGAGCGTTCTCGCCGTGGAAGCCGATGATGCTTTCAGGCTGAGCACAGCACTGTCGTTCTCCGCATACCGTCATCTTCGGCGTGCTGACCTCAGCAGCGCGGAAGCGTTGAACGCGGCGGCAGCCCGAGACGAACGTGTTCATCTCGGGCTGCGAACCTACGTCACCTTTCAGCGCGCGGAAGTTCTCGCACGCGCTGGCAGCAAGAACGAAGCGCTGAAAACCTTGAACAAGGCCGAGAACATGGTGGGACGTTTAGCGAACGACGACGAACCGCTCCCGCCGTCGGGATATTGGTACGTTCCCTCGTTCTTCCGAGGGCAACGCGCGTTCGTCCTGCGCGCGCTAGGAGACGCGAAGGAAGCACGGCGCGTTGCCCAGGAAGCGTTGGACGCGATGCCGCCCGGTTGGAAGACCAGCGAGTGGGCGGTCCGGCGTCGAAAGCTCGCCAGCTAG
- a CDS encoding nuclear transport factor 2 family protein, protein MTDAVASQVIKAEQDRIRCLLDVDRGTYDRLHAEEYRLCNPTGTVWTKAEYLDLLTTGRVAYRELELIGDVDAIVGTDVVVLRYRCVIELTVDGADIPRHEAWHTDVYTDAGGTWRCAWSQATGIMDLPSAAP, encoded by the coding sequence ATGACCGACGCTGTGGCGAGCCAGGTGATCAAGGCTGAGCAGGATCGGATTCGCTGTCTCCTCGACGTGGATCGCGGCACCTACGACCGCTTGCACGCCGAGGAGTACCGGTTGTGCAACCCGACCGGCACCGTGTGGACGAAGGCCGAATACCTGGATCTCCTCACCACCGGGCGGGTCGCCTACCGGGAACTGGAGTTGATCGGCGACGTGGATGCCATCGTCGGCACCGACGTCGTCGTTCTCCGCTACCGGTGCGTCATCGAACTCACCGTCGACGGCGCGGACATCCCGCGGCACGAGGCCTGGCACACCGACGTCTACACCGATGCCGGTGGCACGTGGCGTTGTGCCTGGTCGCAAGCCACCGGCATCATGGACCTTCCGTCGGCCGCACCCTGA
- a CDS encoding NAD(P)/FAD-dependent oxidoreductase, which translates to MSGPNRVVIVGSGLAGATAATSLRERGFDGEVLLLGSEEHRPYELPPLSKGVLLGDADEPDWVKDEGFFASNNIDLHLGTTATRIELGARLVLDAKGGEHRYDRLLLATGSQPRAIPVPGGDLPGVRTLRTIDDSLALRSAFDSAGKVLIVGAGWIGTEAAAAARKHGAEVTVVDQIASPLQPVLGDEVSAVFRDLHTEHGVTWRLGTGVAELIAGDNGVDAVRLSDGTELQADVVLVAVGAAPRVSLAHAAGLEMADDGGVSVDAGLRTAAPDVYAVGDIASHFHPRYGRRVRVEHWDNAKGQGAHVAGNLLGDHDPYLKAPYFFSDQYDLGCEYRGLADVDTDEVVIRGDLAAREFIAFWVRDGQVRAAMNVNVWDDGDALQRLVDNDIKVTSEALKTGDLSSIG; encoded by the coding sequence ATGAGCGGGCCCAACCGAGTGGTGATCGTCGGGAGCGGATTGGCCGGTGCGACCGCCGCCACGAGCCTGCGAGAACGCGGCTTCGACGGCGAGGTGCTGCTCTTGGGCTCGGAAGAACATAGGCCGTACGAGCTTCCCCCGTTGTCGAAAGGTGTTCTGCTCGGCGACGCCGATGAGCCCGATTGGGTGAAAGACGAAGGCTTTTTCGCCTCGAACAACATCGATCTCCACCTCGGCACCACGGCGACGCGGATCGAACTGGGCGCCAGGCTCGTGCTGGACGCGAAGGGCGGCGAGCACCGCTACGACCGCCTCCTGCTGGCGACGGGCTCGCAGCCGCGCGCTATCCCGGTGCCGGGCGGTGACCTTCCCGGCGTCCGCACGCTGCGCACCATCGACGATTCGCTGGCGCTGCGGTCGGCCTTCGATTCGGCGGGCAAGGTGCTGATCGTCGGCGCGGGCTGGATCGGCACCGAGGCCGCGGCCGCCGCCCGCAAGCACGGCGCCGAGGTCACGGTCGTCGACCAGATCGCCTCGCCGCTGCAGCCGGTGCTCGGTGACGAGGTGTCCGCGGTGTTCCGGGACCTGCACACCGAGCACGGCGTCACCTGGCGCCTCGGTACCGGCGTGGCCGAACTCATCGCGGGCGACAACGGCGTCGACGCGGTCCGCCTGTCCGACGGCACCGAACTCCAGGCGGACGTGGTGCTGGTCGCGGTCGGCGCGGCCCCGCGGGTCTCGCTCGCGCACGCTGCGGGCCTCGAAATGGCCGACGACGGCGGCGTCAGCGTTGACGCGGGCCTCCGCACCGCCGCACCGGACGTGTACGCCGTCGGCGACATCGCGTCGCACTTCCACCCCCGCTACGGAAGGCGCGTGCGGGTCGAACACTGGGACAACGCGAAGGGCCAGGGCGCGCACGTCGCCGGAAACCTGCTCGGCGACCACGACCCGTACCTGAAGGCCCCGTATTTCTTTTCCGACCAGTACGACCTCGGCTGCGAGTACCGCGGCCTCGCCGACGTCGACACCGACGAGGTGGTGATCCGCGGCGACCTGGCCGCCCGCGAGTTCATCGCCTTCTGGGTGCGTGACGGCCAGGTGCGCGCCGCGATGAACGTGAACGTCTGGGACGACGGCGACGCGCTGCAACGCTTGGTGGACAACGACATCAAGGTCACCTCGGAGGCGCTGAAGACGGGCGACCTGTCGAGCATCGGCTAG
- a CDS encoding SDR family oxidoreductase, with protein MTSYFVTGATGFIGKRLTARLLARPETTTVYALVRETSKGRLAKLAEDWPERGRLVPVVGDLTEPSLGVDPATLDPIDHAVHLAAVYDFTADDDANHAANVEGTRNALAFATAVNAGLFHHVSSIAVAGTHAGRFTESDFDLGQRFASPYHRTKFEAEKLVRENGSVPFRVYRPSAVVGDSHTGEMDKIDGPYYFLPTISRLGALPSRLPLAGPDFGATNLVPVDYVVDAMNYLMHRDAPAGATYHLGSPRPQSLTEVYNAFAREAGAPRIGATLPAGASAAFRKAGTRTVKLLASALDRVPGGREAGETLVAELGVPPQVLPHLSMAVDFDTARTTAALSGSGITLPGLREYAGPLYRYWRTHLDPYRARRGDKGNPLRGKVIMVTGASSGIGAASAVQIAERGARVLLVARRADELDQVRRGITETGGDAHAYQCDLTDSDAVDALVKDVLAEHGAVDMLVNNAGRSIRRSLRYSTERAHDFERTMAINYFGPVRLVLGLLPSMVDRRFGHIVNVTTQGLQTDTPRFSAYLASKAALEEFGLAAGRELLSDGVTFSSVRMPLVRTDMIAPTGIYRTLPSSSPESAAKLVVKALETRKEIVNRPEGTAMELATRVAPRTARAIAHLVYRVAPESAPEVRGRGKARGPLSAVVKTVVRGLS; from the coding sequence ATGACGAGCTACTTCGTGACCGGAGCGACCGGCTTCATCGGCAAGCGCCTCACCGCGCGGCTGCTGGCCAGGCCGGAAACCACCACCGTCTACGCGCTCGTGCGGGAGACCTCGAAGGGCCGCCTCGCCAAGCTCGCCGAGGACTGGCCGGAGCGCGGACGACTGGTCCCCGTGGTCGGCGATCTCACCGAGCCCTCGCTCGGCGTCGACCCCGCCACCCTCGATCCCATCGATCACGCCGTGCACCTCGCCGCGGTCTACGACTTCACCGCCGACGACGACGCCAACCACGCCGCGAACGTCGAAGGCACCCGCAACGCCCTCGCGTTCGCCACCGCGGTGAACGCCGGGCTGTTCCACCACGTCTCGTCCATCGCCGTCGCGGGCACGCACGCCGGGCGGTTCACCGAGTCCGATTTCGACCTCGGCCAGCGGTTCGCCTCGCCGTACCACCGCACGAAGTTCGAAGCCGAGAAACTGGTGCGGGAGAACGGTTCCGTGCCGTTCCGGGTGTACCGGCCCTCGGCCGTCGTCGGCGACTCCCACACCGGCGAGATGGACAAGATCGACGGGCCATACTACTTCCTGCCGACCATTTCCCGGCTCGGCGCGCTGCCATCGCGGCTGCCGCTCGCCGGGCCCGATTTCGGTGCCACGAACCTGGTCCCGGTGGACTACGTCGTCGACGCGATGAACTACCTCATGCACCGCGACGCGCCCGCGGGCGCGACCTACCACCTCGGATCACCGCGGCCGCAGTCGCTGACCGAGGTGTACAACGCGTTCGCGCGCGAAGCCGGTGCGCCGAGGATCGGAGCGACCCTGCCCGCGGGCGCGTCGGCGGCGTTCCGGAAAGCGGGCACTCGCACCGTGAAACTGCTCGCGAGCGCGCTCGACCGCGTACCGGGCGGGCGCGAGGCCGGCGAAACCCTGGTGGCGGAACTCGGTGTGCCACCTCAGGTTCTGCCGCACCTGAGCATGGCGGTGGACTTCGACACCGCGCGCACCACGGCCGCGTTGTCCGGCAGCGGCATCACGCTTCCCGGACTGCGCGAGTACGCGGGCCCGCTGTACCGGTACTGGCGCACCCACCTCGACCCGTACCGCGCGCGCCGCGGCGACAAGGGGAATCCCTTGCGCGGCAAGGTGATCATGGTGACGGGAGCGTCCTCGGGCATCGGCGCCGCGAGCGCGGTGCAGATCGCCGAGCGGGGCGCGCGGGTGCTGCTGGTCGCCAGGCGCGCCGACGAACTGGACCAGGTTCGCCGCGGTATCACCGAAACCGGCGGCGACGCGCACGCCTACCAGTGCGACCTGACCGACAGCGACGCCGTCGACGCGCTCGTCAAGGACGTGCTCGCCGAACACGGCGCGGTGGACATGCTCGTCAACAACGCGGGCCGGTCGATCCGCCGCTCGCTGCGCTACTCGACCGAGCGCGCGCACGACTTCGAACGCACCATGGCGATCAACTACTTCGGCCCGGTCCGGCTGGTGCTCGGCCTGCTGCCGTCCATGGTGGACCGCCGCTTCGGCCACATCGTGAACGTCACCACGCAGGGCCTCCAGACCGACACACCCCGGTTCTCGGCGTACCTCGCGTCGAAGGCGGCACTCGAGGAGTTCGGCCTCGCCGCGGGTCGCGAACTGCTTTCCGACGGGGTCACGTTCAGCTCGGTGCGGATGCCGTTGGTGCGCACCGACATGATCGCGCCGACCGGGATCTACCGGACGCTGCCGTCGAGCAGCCCGGAAAGCGCGGCGAAGCTCGTGGTGAAGGCGCTCGAAACGCGCAAGGAGATCGTGAACCGGCCGGAGGGCACCGCCATGGAGCTCGCCACCAGGGTCGCGCCGCGGACCGCGCGGGCGATCGCGCACCTCGTCTACCGCGTGGCGCCCGAATCGGCGCCGGAGGTTCGCGGGCGGGGCAAGGCGCGCGGGCCGTTGAGCGCCGTCGTCAAGACCGTCGTGCGCGGACTGTCCTGA
- a CDS encoding ABC transporter ATP-binding protein, which translates to MEQTVDTITEPRQDTGTRLHAEELTLAYDGRTVAEDLGVVIPDQSFTIIVGPNACGKTTLLRALARMLKPRKGTVYLDGDVIGSLPAKQVARKLGLLPQSSIAPDGITVADLVGRGRYPHQRLLRQWSRDDAAVVEESMRATGVEDLAERLVDELSGGQRQRVWMAMALAQETDLLLLDEPTTYLDIAHQIDILELCAELHGRGRTLVAVLHDLNHAARYATHMIAMRDGRILATGTPEEVVTAERVQEIFELPCQVMPDPETGTPLVIPKARR; encoded by the coding sequence GTGGAGCAGACCGTAGACACGATCACCGAGCCGCGGCAGGACACCGGAACGCGCCTGCACGCGGAGGAACTCACCCTGGCCTACGACGGCAGGACCGTCGCCGAGGACCTCGGCGTGGTGATCCCCGACCAGTCGTTCACGATCATCGTCGGCCCCAACGCGTGCGGGAAGACCACGCTGCTGCGGGCGCTCGCGCGGATGCTGAAACCCCGCAAGGGCACGGTCTACCTCGACGGCGACGTGATCGGCTCGCTGCCCGCGAAGCAGGTGGCGCGCAAGCTCGGCCTGCTGCCGCAGAGCTCCATCGCCCCGGACGGCATCACCGTCGCCGATCTCGTCGGCCGCGGCCGCTACCCGCACCAGCGCCTGCTCCGCCAGTGGTCGCGCGACGACGCCGCGGTGGTCGAGGAATCCATGCGCGCCACCGGTGTCGAAGACCTCGCCGAGCGGCTCGTCGACGAACTGTCGGGCGGGCAACGCCAGCGGGTCTGGATGGCGATGGCCCTCGCGCAGGAAACCGATCTGCTGCTGCTCGACGAGCCGACCACCTACCTCGACATCGCGCACCAGATCGACATCCTCGAACTGTGCGCCGAACTCCACGGGCGCGGGCGCACGCTGGTCGCGGTGCTGCACGACCTCAACCACGCGGCGCGCTACGCCACGCACATGATCGCCATGCGGGACGGGCGGATCCTGGCGACCGGCACCCCGGAAGAGGTCGTCACGGCCGAGCGCGTGCAGGAGATCTTCGAGCTGCCGTGCCAGGTGATGCCGGACCCGGAAACCGGCACCCCGCTCGTCATTCCCAAGGCCCGCCGCTGA
- a CDS encoding O-methyltransferase, protein MPQDLWTAVDTYFADKLLPPDPALDAALEASAAADLPRIAVTPHQGKFLNLLAKIAGARSILEIGTLGGYSTIWLARALAPGGSLVTLEAVAKHAEVARANLAKAGLAEVVDIRVGPALDTLPTLTGPFDLVFVDADKQNNPHYFQWAVRLAKPGTVIVVDNVVRQGAVANATSEDEAVQGVRALHDVIEAEPRAEATALQTVGAKGYDGFTIVRIAK, encoded by the coding sequence ATGCCACAGGATCTTTGGACCGCCGTCGACACCTACTTCGCCGACAAGCTGCTCCCACCGGACCCGGCGCTCGATGCCGCACTCGAAGCCAGTGCGGCGGCGGACCTTCCGCGGATCGCGGTGACGCCCCACCAGGGCAAGTTCCTCAACCTGCTGGCGAAGATCGCCGGTGCGCGGTCGATCCTCGAGATCGGCACGCTCGGCGGGTACAGCACGATCTGGCTCGCGCGGGCGCTCGCGCCGGGCGGGAGCCTCGTGACGTTGGAGGCCGTTGCGAAGCACGCCGAAGTGGCGCGCGCCAATCTCGCGAAGGCCGGGCTCGCCGAGGTCGTCGACATCCGGGTCGGTCCCGCGCTGGACACCCTGCCGACGCTGACCGGCCCGTTCGACCTCGTGTTCGTCGACGCCGACAAGCAGAACAACCCGCACTACTTCCAGTGGGCGGTGCGGCTGGCGAAACCGGGCACCGTGATCGTCGTCGACAACGTGGTCCGCCAGGGCGCGGTGGCCAACGCGACCAGCGAGGACGAGGCCGTCCAAGGGGTTCGCGCACTGCACGACGTGATCGAGGCCGAGCCGCGCGCGGAGGCCACCGCGCTGCAGACGGTCGGCGCGAAGGGTTACGACGGGTTCACCATCGTGCGCATAGCGAAGTGA
- a CDS encoding acyl-CoA dehydrogenase family protein has translation MSPNPHDFLDLDADLSSEDRDIRDAVRDYAADQLLPQVAEWYEHGSLPARELAKGFGGLGLLGMHLQGYGCAGTSATAYGIACRELEAVDSGLRSFVSVQGSLAMYALHRWGSEEHKQEWLPKLAAGEALGCFGLTEPDAGSDPGSMRTAARRDGDDWVLNGTKMWITNGTVADVAVVWAQTEEGVRGFVVPTDTPGFTANEVKHKLSLRASLTAELVLEDVRLPSAAAFPEVRGLRGPLSCLNEARYGILFGVVGAARSCYEAALDYTLSREQFGKPLAGFQLTQRKLADLVVEVNRAGLVATRIGALKDAGRLHHNHVSFGKLANVRSALEVARTARAMLGANGISLEYPVMRHMANLETVLTYEGTEEMHALSLGQSVTGIAAFR, from the coding sequence ATGAGCCCGAACCCGCACGATTTCCTCGACCTCGACGCCGACCTCAGCAGCGAGGACAGGGACATCCGCGACGCGGTGCGGGACTACGCGGCCGATCAGCTGCTCCCCCAGGTGGCCGAGTGGTACGAGCACGGTTCGCTGCCCGCGCGCGAGCTGGCCAAGGGCTTCGGCGGGCTCGGCCTGCTGGGCATGCACCTTCAGGGGTACGGCTGCGCGGGGACTTCGGCCACCGCGTACGGCATCGCGTGCCGCGAGCTGGAAGCCGTGGACTCGGGGCTGCGCAGCTTCGTTTCCGTGCAGGGCTCGCTGGCCATGTACGCGCTGCACCGCTGGGGTTCGGAGGAGCACAAGCAGGAGTGGCTGCCGAAGCTCGCCGCGGGCGAGGCGCTCGGCTGCTTCGGCCTCACCGAGCCGGACGCGGGCAGCGACCCCGGCAGCATGCGGACCGCGGCCCGCCGCGACGGCGACGACTGGGTCCTGAACGGCACCAAGATGTGGATCACCAACGGCACCGTCGCCGACGTCGCCGTGGTGTGGGCGCAGACCGAAGAGGGCGTGCGCGGGTTCGTCGTGCCGACGGACACGCCGGGGTTCACCGCGAACGAGGTCAAGCACAAGCTGTCGCTGCGCGCGTCGCTGACCGCGGAGCTGGTGCTCGAAGACGTCCGCCTGCCCTCGGCCGCGGCGTTCCCGGAGGTCCGCGGTTTGCGGGGACCGTTGAGCTGCCTCAACGAAGCGCGGTACGGGATCCTCTTCGGCGTCGTCGGCGCGGCGCGCTCCTGCTACGAGGCGGCGCTCGACTACACGCTGAGCCGCGAGCAGTTCGGCAAGCCGCTCGCCGGGTTCCAGCTCACCCAGCGCAAGCTCGCCGACCTCGTGGTGGAGGTCAACCGCGCCGGGCTGGTCGCCACCCGGATCGGCGCGCTCAAGGACGCCGGGCGGCTGCACCACAACCACGTCAGCTTCGGCAAGCTCGCGAACGTCCGGTCGGCGCTGGAGGTCGCGCGCACCGCGCGGGCGATGCTCGGCGCCAACGGGATTTCCCTGGAGTACCCGGTGATGCGGCACATGGCGAACCTCGAAACGGTGCTGACCTACGAAGGCACCGAGGAGATGCACGCGCTCTCGCTCGGCCAGTCCGTCACCGGGATCGCCGCGTTCCGCTGA